A DNA window from Pseudomonas wuhanensis contains the following coding sequences:
- a CDS encoding esterase/lipase family protein, producing MDMDASTKYPIVLVHGLFGFDKIAGYPYFFEIEEALERAGAQVFAVNIPAVNGNEERGEKLLEHVNRILLETGAAKVNLIGHSQGPLAARYVAALHPEKVASVTSVSCPNHGSEIADQLHKALTPGELPEAFVLALLSAVGTFISLISGHPENAVDPQAAFESLTSAGLAAFNRKYPQGVPKVWGGEGNEVENGVYYYSWSGIVQNFQSLQLLDPTHLNCKVLSKLFYKEMHANDGLVGQYSSHLGKVIRSDYPMDHFDAVNQMAGINSWNVSPVGLYLEHAARLKSKGL from the coding sequence ATGGACATGGATGCGTCTACGAAATACCCCATTGTGTTGGTTCACGGTCTTTTCGGCTTCGATAAAATCGCCGGTTATCCCTACTTCTTTGAAATCGAGGAAGCCCTGGAACGCGCTGGCGCCCAGGTGTTTGCCGTCAATATTCCAGCCGTCAACGGCAATGAGGAACGCGGTGAAAAACTGCTCGAACACGTCAACCGCATTTTGCTGGAGACCGGAGCTGCCAAGGTCAATCTGATCGGCCATAGCCAAGGCCCTCTGGCCGCACGCTATGTAGCAGCCTTGCACCCGGAAAAGGTCGCGTCGGTCACCTCGGTCAGTTGCCCCAATCATGGTTCCGAGATTGCCGACCAATTGCATAAGGCACTGACGCCCGGAGAGTTGCCCGAAGCGTTTGTATTGGCCCTGTTAAGCGCGGTCGGCACTTTCATTTCTTTGATCAGCGGCCACCCGGAAAACGCCGTGGATCCTCAAGCGGCTTTCGAATCGCTGACCAGCGCAGGCTTGGCTGCCTTTAATCGCAAGTACCCGCAAGGAGTGCCAAAGGTTTGGGGCGGTGAAGGCAACGAAGTTGAAAACGGCGTGTATTACTACTCCTGGAGCGGGATCGTGCAGAACTTCCAAAGTCTGCAACTCCTCGACCCGACCCATTTGAACTGTAAAGTGCTGTCCAAGTTATTTTATAAAGAGATGCACGCCAACGATGGACTGGTCGGTCAATACAGCTCGCATCTGGGCAAAGTGATTCGATCGGATTACCCCATGGACCATTTCGACGCGGTCAATCAGATGGCTGGGATCAACAGTTGGAACGTGAGTCCGGTCGGGCTCTACCTGGAACATGCTGCGCGACTCAAGAGCAAAGGTTTGTAA
- a CDS encoding FadR/GntR family transcriptional regulator: protein MSSSFHASTVDWLGCWIAAGQVKPGETIKVEADLGEQLGVSRTVIREAIKTLVAKGMLEVGPKVGTRVLPVRRWNLFDPQVVGWLSRSGLPENFVDDLLDLRRTIEPMAVRWACERATVDQVQAVRQAYNALERAVDSGIDYNRADQFFHECILAASHNQFIEQMVPALGALLAVSFEVSAADPDELRRTLPIHKDMADAIAARDAARGVWACMTLIDNADLAIKRFYPQVMADKKAS from the coding sequence ATGTCCAGCAGTTTTCATGCGTCGACGGTCGACTGGCTGGGGTGCTGGATTGCTGCCGGCCAGGTTAAACCCGGCGAAACCATCAAGGTCGAAGCTGATCTGGGCGAGCAACTCGGTGTCAGCCGCACGGTCATCCGCGAAGCCATCAAAACCCTGGTCGCCAAAGGCATGCTCGAAGTTGGGCCGAAGGTCGGCACACGCGTATTGCCGGTGCGGCGCTGGAATCTCTTCGATCCGCAAGTCGTCGGCTGGCTGTCGCGCAGCGGCTTACCGGAAAACTTCGTCGACGACTTGCTCGATCTGCGCCGCACCATCGAACCCATGGCGGTGCGCTGGGCTTGCGAGCGGGCGACGGTGGACCAAGTGCAAGCCGTACGCCAGGCCTATAACGCGCTGGAACGGGCAGTGGACAGCGGCATCGATTACAACCGCGCCGACCAGTTCTTTCACGAGTGCATTCTCGCCGCCAGCCACAATCAGTTCATCGAACAAATGGTCCCGGCCCTCGGCGCGTTGCTGGCAGTGTCTTTCGAAGTGTCTGCCGCCGACCCGGACGAACTGCGCCGAACCTTGCCAATCCACAAAGACATGGCCGACGCCATCGCCGCCCGGGATGCCGCGCGGGGTGTGTGGGCCTGCATGACCCTGATCGATAACGCGGACCTGGCGATCAAACGCTTCTACCCACAAGTCATGGCCGATAAAAAAGCCAGCTAA
- a CDS encoding SMP-30/gluconolactonase/LRE family protein — MTWTAVTGHRAQLGEGPFWDAPTQALYWVDIAGKQVLRLIGANVQIWQMPEHVSAFIPCESGDALVTLSSGVYRLDLDSPGLEPRLTLFCVADPQPGNRPNEARCDAQGRLWLGTMQNNIGEQGEDLPVAHRSGGLFRIDRDARVTPLLRGLGIPNTLLWSDDGTTLYFADSLDSTLYRHFIHADGNLDTAYVWFGPHERGGPDGSAMDAEGYIWNARWDGSCLLRLNPDGYVDRVIELPVSRPTSCVFGGEDLKTLYITSAASPLNHPLDGALLSIRMDVPGKPCQRFAG; from the coding sequence ATGACGTGGACTGCGGTTACCGGACACCGTGCGCAACTCGGCGAAGGCCCGTTTTGGGATGCTCCGACCCAGGCGCTGTATTGGGTAGATATCGCCGGTAAACAAGTGCTCCGACTGATCGGCGCCAATGTGCAAATCTGGCAGATGCCGGAACATGTGTCCGCATTCATCCCCTGCGAAAGCGGCGATGCCCTGGTGACATTGAGCAGTGGGGTTTATCGGCTGGATCTGGATTCTCCAGGCCTGGAACCTCGGCTGACCTTGTTCTGCGTCGCCGATCCGCAACCCGGCAATCGCCCCAACGAAGCCCGTTGCGATGCCCAGGGCCGGCTCTGGCTGGGCACCATGCAAAACAACATCGGTGAGCAGGGCGAAGATTTGCCCGTCGCGCACCGCTCGGGTGGCCTGTTTCGCATCGACCGTGATGCTCGGGTCACGCCGCTGCTTCGAGGATTAGGCATTCCCAACACGTTGCTGTGGAGCGATGACGGGACAACCCTGTATTTCGCCGACAGCCTCGACAGCACGCTTTACCGGCATTTCATCCATGCCGACGGCAACCTGGACACCGCCTATGTCTGGTTCGGCCCCCACGAACGTGGTGGCCCCGACGGCTCGGCGATGGATGCCGAAGGCTATATATGGAACGCCCGCTGGGATGGCAGTTGTCTGCTTAGACTGAACCCAGACGGTTATGTGGATCGGGTAATCGAACTGCCGGTCAGCCGTCCCACCAGTTGCGTGTTCGGTGGTGAAGACCTCAAAACCCTGTACATCACCAGCGCCGCAAGCCCGCTCAATCATCCGTTGGACGGCGCGCTGTTATCGATTCGAATGGATGTGCCCGGAAAACCCTGTCAGCGATTTGCTGGATAA
- a CDS encoding SDR family oxidoreductase, whose translation MAEPLSLPPVPEPPKGERLKNKVVLLTGAAQGIGEAIVATFASQQAKLIISDIQAEKVEKVASHWRDQGADVVAIKADVSRQHDLHAMAELAIELHGRIDVLVNCAGVNVFRDPLQMTEEDWRRCFAIDLDGAWYGCKAVLPQMIEQGIGSIINIASTHSTHIIPGCFPYPVAKHGLLGLTRALGIEYAPKGIRVNAIAPGYIETQLNVDYWNGFADPHAERQRAFDLHPPRRIGQPIEVAMTAVFLASDEAPFINASCITIDGGRSVMYHD comes from the coding sequence ATGGCTGAACCTCTTTCCTTGCCACCGGTGCCCGAACCGCCCAAGGGTGAGCGTCTGAAAAACAAGGTCGTGCTGCTGACCGGCGCCGCTCAGGGGATCGGCGAAGCGATCGTCGCGACCTTCGCCTCTCAGCAGGCCAAGCTGATCATCAGTGATATCCAGGCCGAGAAAGTCGAAAAAGTCGCATCCCACTGGCGTGACCAAGGCGCGGATGTCGTGGCGATCAAGGCCGATGTGTCGCGCCAGCACGACCTGCACGCCATGGCTGAATTGGCTATCGAACTTCACGGCCGGATCGATGTGCTGGTCAACTGCGCCGGGGTCAACGTGTTTCGCGACCCGCTGCAAATGACCGAGGAAGACTGGCGTCGCTGCTTCGCCATCGACCTGGACGGCGCCTGGTATGGCTGTAAAGCCGTGCTGCCGCAAATGATCGAGCAGGGCATCGGCAGCATCATCAACATCGCCTCGACCCACTCCACTCACATCATTCCCGGCTGCTTCCCGTACCCGGTGGCCAAGCATGGCTTGCTCGGGCTGACCCGCGCCTTGGGCATCGAATACGCACCCAAGGGTATTCGGGTCAACGCTATCGCACCGGGCTACATCGAAACCCAACTGAACGTCGATTACTGGAACGGTTTTGCCGACCCCCATGCCGAACGTCAGCGCGCCTTCGACCTGCATCCACCGCGGCGCATCGGCCAGCCGATTGAAGTGGCGATGACCGCTGTGTTCCTGGCCAGTGATGAGGCGCCATTCATCAACGCTTCGTGCATCACCATCGATGGTGGTCGTTCGGTCATGTACCACGACTGA
- a CDS encoding substrate-binding domain-containing protein, giving the protein MKRRRGIRSLCCAALAVTAVSLSSTLLAAEEVKIGFLVKQAEEPWFQTEWAFAEKAGKDKGFTVIKIAVPDGEKTLSAIDSLAANGAKGFVICPPDVSLGPAIMAKAKLNGLKVIAVDDRFVDAGGKFMEDVPYLGMAAFEVGQKQGAAMATEAKKRGWDWKDTYAVINTYNELDTGKKRTDGSVKALEDAGMPKDHILFSALKTLDVPGSMDATNSALVKLPGAAKNLIIGGMNDNTVLGGVRATESAGFAAANVIGIGINGTDAIGELKKPNSGFFGSMLPSPHIEGYNTASMMYEWVTTGKEPPKYTAMDDVTLITRDNFKQELEKIGLWN; this is encoded by the coding sequence ATGAAACGTCGTCGTGGGATCCGTTCCCTGTGCTGTGCCGCTTTGGCGGTCACGGCGGTCAGCCTGAGCAGTACGTTGCTGGCGGCCGAGGAAGTGAAGATCGGTTTTCTGGTCAAGCAAGCGGAAGAGCCCTGGTTCCAGACGGAATGGGCCTTCGCCGAAAAGGCCGGAAAGGACAAGGGCTTCACCGTCATCAAGATCGCCGTGCCTGACGGTGAGAAAACCCTCTCGGCCATCGACAGCCTGGCGGCCAACGGCGCCAAGGGCTTCGTGATTTGCCCGCCGGACGTGTCCCTCGGCCCGGCAATCATGGCCAAGGCCAAGCTCAACGGTTTGAAAGTGATCGCTGTCGATGACCGTTTCGTCGATGCCGGCGGCAAGTTCATGGAGGACGTGCCGTACCTCGGCATGGCGGCCTTCGAAGTCGGCCAGAAGCAAGGCGCCGCCATGGCCACCGAAGCGAAAAAACGCGGCTGGGACTGGAAAGACACCTACGCGGTGATCAACACCTACAACGAACTCGATACCGGTAAGAAACGCACTGATGGTTCTGTCAAAGCGCTGGAAGACGCCGGGATGCCGAAAGACCACATCCTCTTCTCGGCCCTGAAAACCCTCGACGTGCCGGGCAGCATGGACGCCACCAACTCGGCCTTGGTGAAGCTTCCGGGTGCGGCGAAAAACCTGATCATCGGCGGCATGAACGACAACACCGTGCTGGGCGGCGTGCGCGCCACCGAAAGCGCCGGTTTTGCCGCGGCCAACGTGATCGGCATCGGCATCAACGGCACCGATGCCATCGGCGAACTGAAGAAACCCAACAGCGGCTTCTTCGGCTCGATGCTGCCGAGTCCGCACATCGAGGGCTACAACACCGCGAGCATGATGTACGAGTGGGTCACCACCGGCAAAGAGCCGCCGAAATACACCGCGATGGATGACGTTACGCTGATCACGCGCGACAACTTCAAGCAGGAACTGGAAAAAATCGGCCTGTGGAACTGA
- the araG gene encoding L-arabinose ABC transporter ATP-binding protein AraG, whose protein sequence is MHAQVQTHEQSSGGSLRFNGIGKTFPGVKALDGISFVAHPGQVHALMGENGAGKSTLLKILGGAYTPSSGDLQIGEQSMAFKSTADSIGSGVAVIHQELHLVPEMTVAENLFLGHLPASFGLINRGVLRQQALACLKGLADEIDPQEKVGRLSLGQRQLVEIAKALSRGAHVIAFDEPTSSLSAREIDRLMAIIGRLRDEGKVVLYVSHRMEEVFRICNAVTVFKDGRFVRTFEDMSALTHDQLVTCMVGRDIQDIYDYRSRPRGAVALKVDGLLGPGLREPVSFEAHKGEILGLFGLVGAGRTELFRMLSGLTRNTAGRLELRGRELKLRSPRDAIAAGILLCPEDRKKEGILPLASVAENINISARGAHSTFGCLLRGLWEKDNADKQIKALKVKTPNAAQKIMYLSGGNQQKAILGRWLSMPMKVLLLDEPTRGIDIGAKAEIYQIIHNLAASGIAVIVVSSDLMEVMGISDRILVLCEGAMRGELTREQANESNLLQLALPRQRAADVAN, encoded by the coding sequence ATGCACGCGCAAGTACAAACACATGAACAGAGTAGCGGCGGCAGCCTGCGCTTCAACGGGATCGGCAAAACCTTTCCCGGGGTGAAGGCGCTGGACGGCATCAGCTTCGTCGCCCATCCGGGGCAGGTTCACGCCTTGATGGGCGAGAACGGCGCCGGTAAATCCACGCTGCTGAAAATCCTTGGCGGTGCTTACACGCCGAGCAGTGGCGATCTGCAGATCGGCGAGCAGTCGATGGCTTTCAAGTCCACCGCCGACAGCATTGGCAGCGGGGTCGCGGTGATCCATCAGGAGCTGCACCTGGTACCGGAAATGACCGTCGCCGAGAACCTGTTTCTCGGGCATCTGCCGGCGAGTTTCGGTCTGATCAATCGCGGCGTTTTGCGGCAACAGGCATTGGCCTGCCTTAAAGGCCTGGCCGATGAAATCGACCCGCAAGAGAAAGTCGGGCGCTTGTCCCTCGGCCAGCGGCAACTGGTGGAAATTGCCAAGGCGTTGTCCCGTGGCGCGCATGTGATTGCGTTCGACGAACCCACCAGCAGCCTGTCGGCACGGGAAATCGATCGCTTGATGGCGATCATCGGTCGCCTGCGCGACGAAGGCAAAGTAGTGCTTTACGTCTCCCATCGCATGGAAGAAGTGTTCCGTATCTGCAACGCGGTGACAGTGTTCAAGGACGGTCGCTTCGTGCGCACTTTCGAGGACATGAGCGCGCTGACCCATGATCAGTTAGTGACGTGCATGGTCGGTCGCGACATTCAGGATATCTACGATTACCGCAGCCGTCCGCGTGGCGCGGTGGCGCTCAAGGTCGACGGGTTACTGGGGCCGGGCTTGCGCGAGCCGGTGAGTTTCGAGGCGCACAAGGGTGAAATCCTCGGGCTGTTCGGCCTGGTCGGGGCCGGGCGCACCGAGTTGTTCCGAATGCTCAGTGGGCTGACGCGTAACACCGCCGGACGCCTGGAGTTGCGCGGTCGTGAACTGAAACTGCGTTCGCCGCGCGATGCCATTGCGGCGGGGATTCTGCTGTGCCCCGAGGACCGCAAGAAGGAGGGCATCCTGCCGCTCGCAAGCGTCGCCGAGAACATCAACATCAGCGCTCGCGGCGCCCATTCCACCTTCGGCTGCCTGTTGCGCGGCTTGTGGGAAAAGGACAATGCCGACAAGCAGATCAAGGCGCTGAAGGTGAAGACGCCCAACGCGGCGCAGAAAATCATGTACCTGTCCGGCGGCAATCAGCAGAAGGCGATTCTCGGTCGCTGGCTGTCGATGCCGATGAAAGTCCTGCTGCTCGACGAGCCCACCCGGGGAATCGACATCGGTGCCAAAGCCGAGATCTACCAGATCATCCATAACCTGGCGGCCAGTGGCATCGCGGTGATTGTGGTGTCCAGCGACCTGATGGAAGTCATGGGTATTTCCGACCGCATCCTGGTGCTCTGCGAAGGCGCGATGCGCGGCGAACTGACCCGTGAACAAGCCAATGAATCCAACCTGCTGCAACTGGCGTTGCCACGCCAACGCGCTGCCGACGTGGCGAACTGA
- the araH gene encoding L-arabinose ABC transporter permease AraH gives MTIQNNALPTPRKPLDLRRFLDDWVMLLAAVGIFVLCTLLIDNFLSPLNMRGLGLAISTTGIAACTMLYCLASGHFDLSVGSVIACAGVVAAVVMRDTDSVFLGVSAALVMGLIVGLINGIVIAKLRVNALITTLATMQIVRGLAYIFANGKAVGVSQESFFVFGNGQLFGVPVPILITIVCFLFFGWLLNYTTYGRNTMAIGGNQEAALLAGVNVDRTKIIIFAVHGVIGALAGVILASRMTSGQPMIGQGFELTVISACVLGGVSLSGGIGMIRHVIAGVLILAIIENAMNLKNIDTFYQYVIRGSILLLAVVIDRLKQR, from the coding sequence ATGACCATCCAAAACAACGCTTTGCCAACCCCGCGCAAACCCTTGGATTTGCGACGCTTTCTCGATGACTGGGTGATGCTGCTGGCGGCCGTCGGGATCTTCGTGCTCTGCACCTTGCTGATCGACAACTTCCTGTCGCCACTGAACATGCGTGGCCTGGGCCTGGCGATTTCCACTACCGGGATTGCCGCCTGCACCATGTTGTATTGCCTGGCGTCCGGGCATTTCGACTTGTCGGTGGGCTCGGTGATCGCCTGTGCCGGCGTAGTCGCGGCGGTGGTGATGCGCGACACCGACAGCGTGTTCCTCGGCGTGAGTGCCGCGCTGGTGATGGGGCTGATTGTCGGGCTGATCAACGGGATCGTGATCGCCAAGCTGCGGGTCAATGCATTGATCACCACGCTGGCGACCATGCAGATCGTTCGCGGCCTGGCTTACATTTTCGCCAACGGTAAAGCGGTAGGCGTGTCCCAGGAGTCGTTCTTCGTCTTCGGTAACGGCCAGTTGTTCGGTGTGCCGGTGCCGATTCTGATCACCATCGTCTGCTTCCTGTTTTTCGGCTGGCTGCTGAATTACACCACCTACGGGCGCAACACCATGGCCATCGGCGGCAATCAGGAAGCGGCGCTGCTGGCCGGGGTCAACGTTGACCGGACCAAGATCATCATCTTCGCCGTGCACGGTGTGATCGGTGCGTTGGCCGGGGTGATCCTGGCGTCGCGCATGACGTCCGGTCAGCCGATGATTGGCCAAGGCTTTGAGCTGACGGTGATCTCGGCCTGCGTGCTCGGCGGGGTGTCGCTGAGTGGCGGGATCGGGATGATTCGGCATGTGATTGCCGGGGTGCTGATTCTGGCGATCATCGAGAATGCGATGAACCTGAAGAATATCGATACGTTTTATCAGTACGTGATTCGCGGTTCGATCTTGCTGCTGGCGGTGGTGATCGATCGACTGAAACAACGCTGA